CTTTGTCTCATCGATGGTTACATTCCAGGGTTCGATAAGCTGCCAGTCATCGTTCTTGTCGAAGCCGGTAACCCATGGCATCGCCCACTTGGACATGACGTCGTAGTAATACGGGATGTACATATAGTCCTCGCGGAAGGCCTTCTGGGCATCCTGCGCTCCTTTTTGCCGTGCCGAATCGGTAACGGCCTTGGTTTTGGCCTTATCGAGAAGTTCGTCAACCCTGGCGTTCTTGTACCCGCCCATTTTCCCGCGGGCGTTGCCCGAGGTGGAATGGATGGCACCCATCAGGTAGGCAACGGCATCGGGGACGCGGGTGCCGACGTCATCACGAAAGATCTGAGCACTCCTCTTCGCCGGGCCGGTGCTGTCCTCAATGTCGGCTTGCATCTCCACATCCTCGATATTGAGGACTTCCCGCCACTGTTTTGCCATATACCGGGCAGCCGCTTCATGGGTTGGGGTGCTGATGCCGCTGAGGGTGATTTTCGGCAACAGCCGGCCTTCTTTATAGGTGGAGGCAGCCAGGGCCCGTCTCGCGGCAGCCGGATCATAGGGGTATCGCGGATAGGACGGATCAACTCCAGCCACCTTGTTGAGGAGCTGCGTGGCGGCCGCATAGGGCCCATCGGGGAAGGCGGCTTTTGCCAGTTCCTCTCGATTGACAGACATGATCAAGGCCTTGCGGACATTGATATCATTCATCGGCGGTTTTTGCGCATCGAACCAGAAATGCTGACCCTTGGCGAGGGCGGGACCGCTGATGAAATCACTGCCGAGATCATCAAGCAAGGTTGGAGTGATCAATTCGGTATGGGCATCCATCTTGCCGGTTTTCAGCATGAGGGTAGCAGTGCCGGGGTCGGTCACCGTGGTGATGATGATCTTCTTAAGTTTTGGCGCCGGGCCGAAGAAATGTGGGTTAGGTATAAGGACCACGATGCCCCTGTCGAGATCCATTGATTGCGGCATGAAGGGGCCGCTCACCACGACACCATTATTCGGCTGCCACCAGTCGGGCTTTTCACTGCCGTTTGCGTCGCGGGCCTGGGATATCTTTACCGGGGCGATAAGGGCAGTGGCAATCTTCTGGTCAAAGATTGGGTCGGGGGCGCCAAGGGTGACGACAACCGTCCGCGCGTCTTTAACGGCAATGCCCGATAAGGCGGTGCTTTTACCGGAAGTTACGTCCTTGAAGCCTTTGATGCCGCCGAGAAAGAGATCGGCGCGGGCGTGTCCGGTGCTCGGCATGGCGCAGAGTTCCCAGGTGCCTTTCAGGTCACCGGCGGATATCGGTGAACCGTCGGAAAACACTGCCTTCGGGCTGATGGTGAGGGTCCAGTGCGAGAACGACGGATCAGATTCGGCCTTGTCAAGGACATATGGCTGTAAAATGCCGGCCTTGTCGAAATACAGCGGAGCCGCCCAGGTTAGAGACTGCCAACGCACGGCGTGGCCACCACCATGCAGGGGTGACCAACTTTGGCTTAATGCCGGATGGGCAATATTGAGGACCTGGCCGTCCTCCGCGGCGGCAGAGCAGCCCCTCCCCTCGCCGGCGAATTCGACCGCCGTAACGATCAGCATATACAGCACAACAGCTGATAGGAACTTCATGGTTGCCTCCCGGTGATGATTTATCAAAGGTGCCTGTAGCCCTTCAGGACGCCTCGGCGTTCGTACAGTCCGAGCGGTGGTTGGTTAATTATTGATACAACAATAGCCGAAGGCGCTGTTTATGGCGACCAGTTTGATGGTAGGCGTAACGCAAAGTGTCGTGCCGGGTTTCTGTAAAAATGGCAACCCAGCTTTGCTGGGGGGATATTGCGTTAGGGAAAAAGGTGTTTATCCTAAGAGATGGGGTGCCGGAGCGGTTTTTGCACCCTCATCCGGGCCGAATGGGCCATAGAAAAATACAACCAACACCCCAAAAGGGGTATAGGTGCCTTGAACGGGTTCTTGTAGGTACTGAAAAAATCCGCAAGACACCAAGGAGTAACGCTATGAAAGATCCAGCCAATGTACATTTGAAAGTGCAAGAACTCTGCGATTGTTTTGCCGCCACCGACCCCCTCAAAGGGATGTCCGATATTGGCCATGGCACCGAGGACGATGAGGCGGCTTTAAAGTGGATCGCCCTGGCCGTACTGCACGGCATCAACAGCAATGCCGAAAAGATCTCCCTGACTACCACCAAGGACGGCAAGGTCAGGGTAACCGCCGAATACCGGGAAAGTGATCTGCCGGCCCCCGGACCCGCCGTCGGCAAGAAGATTATCGAGGCGATCCGGGCAATGACCCATATTGAAAAAGACAAGGACAAAATGACCCTTGCCCTGGGTATCCGTAACAACAGTATGGATCTGAAGATTAAGTCACGCCATGAGGGCGGCGATGACCGGATCAGCATAACCTTTCCGTGAGGGGTTTGTTGATTGGCGCGGAGTTGTACGGGGCCGTTGCCTCTGCATGCAACGGCCAGCAGCCTGCCGCCGATGGTTCAGGGATGATTGATGATTGGGGTCTGATCGTCCTGCAGGGTGCTGTTTGATGCCTCGACCTTGATATAATGAAGGAGTACCGGAGCCAGGATCATCCCCGGGATGCCCATGAGTTTTTCGCCGAGAAGCAGGCCTAAGAGGGTCAGCCACATCGGGTTTTTTATCCGGCTGCCGATAATCTTGCTGTTGAGGAAGAACTCCAGCTTGTGAATGGACACAAGAAAGACCAGTGCCCATACGGCCATGTGCGGCGAGATGGTCAGGCCGACGCTGACGATGATGGTGTTGCTGATCAGGTTGCCGATGATCGGCATGAGACCAAAGACGAAGGTCAGTCCGGCGATGACCATGGCAAAGGGGTAATGGTTCCAGAACAGGAAAACGCAGGTCAGGGCCGTGTTGATCGACGAGATGATGATCTGCGCCCCGAGTACCGTGGCGAAACTTTCGTAGAAGGTATTGGCCCTGGCCATGAGTTCGGCAAAGGTCTGATCGTAGAGATTGTTGCGGACAAGGACCGGCTCATGATCTTCACCGGGGGGGCGGCTGTTGATAAAAGCCCCGACGGCAATGACCAGACCGATGATAAAGGTGACCAGATGCACCAGGATGAACTGGGTGTATTTGCCGATGTTGTGTAGCTTATCCATGGCGAATTCCAAGGCCTTGTTCTTCAATTCGGCAAAAGTGGCAAAGGTAGGGTCGATACCGAGCTTCTCGGCGTACTCAATAACCACCGGGATGGAGTGGCGGGCGATTTCCGGCACCTCGGTCACCGCCGTGCGCAGAAAAAGATAGAAGCCGGTGCCAAAGGCGCCAAGGAGAATGGCCCCGAGCAATAAGGCCAGCCATTTCCGTCCACCGTAGCAGAATTGCCGCAGGGCGAAGATGGTGAACAGGCCGGTGAGAAGCAGCGTGGTCAGATCCAGCCAGCCGACAAAGGCCAGGGACATAAAGATGATGGTATAGGATAGCCGGACAGGGACATTGCTGGACAGCAAGATGGGCTGGTCGGATCGCATGATTTCTACCTTGGCGGGCGGCGGATGGTAAGTATTTTTCTGGGCAACGATATTGCCTTCCCGGGAAGAAAGCAAGGATAAACCACGACTCTTCGAATATCGGACCGCTTTAAGTGGTGACGAAAAAAATGCAGCAGGGTGCGGTGGGGATTGCCGAAATCCAACCCATGCATTACACTCCGACCGTCCGGGTTCAGCGCGGGCTGTCGTTTCTTTAAAAAATTGAGAAAATATCAATAATGCCGGTGTGTTTCGGCAAGGATACTATGGAATTCCTCTTTCACCTTCCCTTTTGGTTAGCCGTTTTGCAGATCATCACCATCGATATCCTCCTTGGTGGCGACAATGCCGTGGTTATTGCCCTGGCGTGCCGTAAGCTCCCTGCCAAACAGCGGACCAAAGGGATCCTCTGGGGCACCGCCGGTGCTATTGTCCTGCGGGTTATTTTGATTTTTTTCGCCCTGACTCTCCTCAGTATTCCCTTTCTGAAACTGTTGGGGGCCATCCTCCTGCTGTGGATTGGTATCAAGCTCTTGCTGCCTGAGGAAAGCGATTCGCACACCACCCTCGAATCCAGTGAGAAGCTGTGGGGGGCGGTGAAAACCGTTATCATCGCTGATTTCGTCATGAGTCTTGATAATGTTATTGCTATAGCCGGGGCGGCGCAAGGTGCCGGGGAGGAACACCAGATGGTCCTGGTCATTTTCGGTCTTCTGGTCAGCATCCCGATAATTGTCTGGGGCAGCCAGATGGTGGTCAGGCTCATGGACCGTTTCCCGATCGTCATAACCCTGGGCGGCATGCTCCTTGGCTGGATCGCCGGGGGAATGTTTGTGACCGATCCTTTTCTCGCCACCTTTGTCGCTGACCGTTTCGGTATAATAACCAGTGCCAAGATGGTAACCTACACGGCTGCCATAATCGGCGCATTTTTCGTGCTTATTGGCGGGAAACTGCTTGTTGCCTGGAAGGCCAGGGGTGCCGGACCTTTGCCCGGGAAAGACGCTATCACGGACGGCGAAGAAAGGGAATGATGACCCGGCTCGAAGAAAAACTCCAGGCCGGACGGACGGTCCTCCTCGACGGGGCAACCGGTACCGAGCTGGAAAAACGGGGTGTACCGATGCACGGCACGGCCTGGACGGCGGAGGCGGTCCGTACCTGCCCGGAGATCGTCACGGCGGTTCATTGCGATTATATTCTCGCCGGGGCCGAGGTTATCACCGTCAATTCCTTTTCCCTCGCCAAACATATGCTCATCCCCGCCGGGCTTGCCGGCCAGTTTGGCGATTTGAACCGGACTGCGGTGCGGCTGGCAATCATGGCCCGGGACCAGGTGGCCACGGCACCGGTAGCGATTGCCGGTTCGATTGCCCCAACCACCTTTTGCTCGGAACCGGCAAAAGGCTACCTGCGGCGGGAAGAGGCCCTTGCCGGTTATGCCGAGCAGGCGGACATTCTCTGTCAGGCCGGAGTTGATCTACTCATCGTTGAGATGATCAGCGACATCGAACAGGGCAGCCTGGCGGTGCAGGCAGCCTGTGCCACCGGTCTGCCGGTATGGCTCGGCTTCAGCTGCCGGAAAACTGCTGTTGGTGAGCTCATGCTCTGGGACCGCGGCCATACTCTCAGCGAGGGCGTGGCCGCCATCTCGCCCATCGGCGGCTCGGCGGCCTTGATCATGCACACCGACGTTGCCGACGCCGTCCAGGCCTTTGCCGAACTGAAGAGGTCCTGGACCGGAACCTTAGGGATCTATGCCCATTCCGGGGTCTTTGTCATGCCGAACTGGCTGTTCAACGATGTCATTTCTCCCACCGATTACGCCCGGGAGGCAGAAATCTGGATGAACATGGGGGCAGGGATTATCGGTGGCTGCTGCGGCATCGGCCCGGCGCATATTGCCGAATTAAGAAAGAGATTCTGCTCCTGACCCGCAAAGAGCGGCATCGCCGCTTTCATTCCCCCAGCCTTCGTCAGTCCTCTGTGGTTCCGGTAAGTGTCAGTTTCCGGGTTGATTCGAAGAGCATCTCTTTACCGGTCATAGGGTCGCGGAATTCGATCTTATGCGAAAGCAGCTGCAGTGGCCGATCGAAGTCGTCGGGCGTTTTTTCCAGCAGCTGCGGGTAGCAGCGGTCGTTGACGATGGGAAAACCCAGGCCGCTCAGGTGTAGGCGTAGCTGGTGCTTTTTACCGGTCAGTGGCCGGAGTTGCATAAGGGCCCGCCGTCCCTCGACCTGCACGAGACGGATATGGCTGCGGGCATTGACCTTTCCGGCGCAGCAGCGCATGCGAAACCACGGCTCGCCGGTTTCGATGCGGTTTTCCACCAGCCATTCGCCTTGGCCGGTGTCCCCGGGGAAATGGCTTACCGCCGCGTAGGTCTTGCGTACCGCCCCCTCCATGAACAGGTGCTGGTAGGCACCTCGGCTTTTCTTGTTGGTCGAGACCAGTACCAGCCCGGAGGTTTCCCGGTCTATGCGGTTGATCGGTGACAGGTCGGGATTGCCAGTTTGCTGGATCAGTCTGTTGATCAGGGTTTCCAGGACATAGGGCCCGGTCGGGGTGACCGGC
This DNA window, taken from Desulforhopalus sp., encodes the following:
- a CDS encoding pseudouridine synthase, whose product is MAIGASIVYLPDTGAPYPTLLDFLAERFPKIARETWLARISSGKVLTEDGQPITLETAYLPDRRLFYYREVEEEPIIPFTERILLHNDHLLVVCKPPFLPVTPTGPYVLETLINRLIQQTGNPDLSPINRIDRETSGLVLVSTNKKSRGAYQHLFMEGAVRKTYAAVSHFPGDTGQGEWLVENRIETGEPWFRMRCCAGKVNARSHIRLVQVEGRRALMQLRPLTGKKHQLRLHLSGLGFPIVNDRCYPQLLEKTPDDFDRPLQLLSHKIEFRDPMTGKEMLFESTRKLTLTGTTED
- a CDS encoding homocysteine S-methyltransferase family protein: MMTRLEEKLQAGRTVLLDGATGTELEKRGVPMHGTAWTAEAVRTCPEIVTAVHCDYILAGAEVITVNSFSLAKHMLIPAGLAGQFGDLNRTAVRLAIMARDQVATAPVAIAGSIAPTTFCSEPAKGYLRREEALAGYAEQADILCQAGVDLLIVEMISDIEQGSLAVQAACATGLPVWLGFSCRKTAVGELMLWDRGHTLSEGVAAISPIGGSAALIMHTDVADAVQAFAELKRSWTGTLGIYAHSGVFVMPNWLFNDVISPTDYAREAEIWMNMGAGIIGGCCGIGPAHIAELRKRFCS
- a CDS encoding AI-2E family transporter; amino-acid sequence: MRSDQPILLSSNVPVRLSYTIIFMSLAFVGWLDLTTLLLTGLFTIFALRQFCYGGRKWLALLLGAILLGAFGTGFYLFLRTAVTEVPEIARHSIPVVIEYAEKLGIDPTFATFAELKNKALEFAMDKLHNIGKYTQFILVHLVTFIIGLVIAVGAFINSRPPGEDHEPVLVRNNLYDQTFAELMARANTFYESFATVLGAQIIISSINTALTCVFLFWNHYPFAMVIAGLTFVFGLMPIIGNLISNTIIVSVGLTISPHMAVWALVFLVSIHKLEFFLNSKIIGSRIKNPMWLTLLGLLLGEKLMGIPGMILAPVLLHYIKVEASNSTLQDDQTPIINHP
- a CDS encoding TerC family protein, which gives rise to MEFLFHLPFWLAVLQIITIDILLGGDNAVVIALACRKLPAKQRTKGILWGTAGAIVLRVILIFFALTLLSIPFLKLLGAILLLWIGIKLLLPEESDSHTTLESSEKLWGAVKTVIIADFVMSLDNVIAIAGAAQGAGEEHQMVLVIFGLLVSIPIIVWGSQMVVRLMDRFPIVITLGGMLLGWIAGGMFVTDPFLATFVADRFGIITSAKMVTYTAAIIGAFFVLIGGKLLVAWKARGAGPLPGKDAITDGEERE
- a CDS encoding ABC transporter substrate-binding protein, yielding MKFLSAVVLYMLIVTAVEFAGEGRGCSAAAEDGQVLNIAHPALSQSWSPLHGGGHAVRWQSLTWAAPLYFDKAGILQPYVLDKAESDPSFSHWTLTISPKAVFSDGSPISAGDLKGTWELCAMPSTGHARADLFLGGIKGFKDVTSGKSTALSGIAVKDARTVVVTLGAPDPIFDQKIATALIAPVKISQARDANGSEKPDWWQPNNGVVVSGPFMPQSMDLDRGIVVLIPNPHFFGPAPKLKKIIITTVTDPGTATLMLKTGKMDAHTELITPTLLDDLGSDFISGPALAKGQHFWFDAQKPPMNDINVRKALIMSVNREELAKAAFPDGPYAAATQLLNKVAGVDPSYPRYPYDPAAARRALAASTYKEGRLLPKITLSGISTPTHEAAARYMAKQWREVLNIEDVEMQADIEDSTGPAKRSAQIFRDDVGTRVPDAVAYLMGAIHSTSGNARGKMGGYKNARVDELLDKAKTKAVTDSARQKGAQDAQKAFREDYMYIPYYYDVMSKWAMPWVTGFDKNDDWQLIEPWNVTIDETKR